The genomic region gatttttccaaaagaatttgcaaaaacaaaacaagtgatgcaaatgtggtccaaaatgttaaatatcaaatcaaacttatatacttagaaatgcttttatttcaaaataacttatgcacatttgtcaaaatgcaaactagttacatttctaaactttatatttgctttggtttgtgttggcatcaatcatcaaaaagggggagattgaaagggaaatagtctcaatatttcctataatcgattttggtgtttgacgaccatcacaaaccttgtagactaaccagtttgcctagttgatcatttcacaggtgcataagttcatctacaactattctaaatcgactgtccggaataccgtagattattctggacaggagaagctttttggaaaaacacctaagcgcggaccgtccgggcccttgcggcggaccgtccgcggcacCAAGGTGACACTCGGACaagaacactgcaaaaacacaagtctacactacggacctcaggcgtggaccgtccggtcggtgaaaaccagaaaaacccgaagttgacgggttcggtaaaatgtatttttagtgttctcgcggaccgtccggggtccacgaccggaccgtccgtgactgctttatctgacatctgacgacgcattaaatgctatatagccgttgatatagtcgttactgctgaccgttgcgatttcggccgttgatgtgcagggtcggaccgtccggaccaggggcgcggatcgTCCGCGGTTGGCAGGAAAGGAGCAaccgctaggaagtggttgggggctataaatacaaccccaaccacctccatttacttcacccaagcactccaatcattcacattcaatacaagagctagcaatccattcgaagacacaatcaaagcttccaatctctcctagtaccacaattgagacaaatgatcattagtgattagtgacttgagagagatagagagtgatctgtgtgttatttgtcgctcttgtcgcttggcttttgcaatcgtgctttcttcttttcccattcttattctcaagttacTTGTAAtcaaaagcaagagacaccaagtgtgtggtggtccttgcggggtctaagtgacccgtttgattaaggagaaagctcactcggtctaagtggccgtttgagagagtgaaagggttgaaagagacccggtctttgtgaccacctcaacggggactaggttctttggaaccgaacctcggtaaaacaaatcatcgtgttcatccgctttatttcttggttgatttgttttccctctctttcgaactcggatttaatcctaacgctaaccccggcttgtagtgtgtgcttaagtttgtaaatttcagattccgcctatccaccccctctaggcgactttcacatcctACATCGAAGACATCCAGTGCATGTTCCAATGACTAGTTCAAAAACTAGTCATTACTATATTGGTATTCAATGCTCCTAACTAGTGCTCACCAGACACTTATGGTGAGTATATGTCCTCAAGGTGCATATTGCCTCTCACACGAGTCTCTTTGGGTGCCCTGTCTCGTGCACCACATATAGTGCACACTAGACACATCGATGCCAACTCAATGTGATAAATGACTACTTCTATCTGGTGCACATCGATCATGTCTTGTGCACCTGTAGCATCACCAACTCGAATGTGTAAGCACTCTTTGAGTTGGGTTTATCTCAAACTTAACTTGGACTTCCATAGAGATACCTAGTATAAGGTTTCACACGTGTGCATCATCACTCATACCTAGACTTACCAAGGTAAAGCTACCCAATCCATGCCCCCTTATTTATAGTACGACCAATGGAAAATAATTTTTCTGTCACTAATCTATATGTCCACCAACTCTAGTGACACATCAACCTAGTTGATTCTTAACCTTCTCACTCATCCTTTGAAGGTCATAAATGAATATCATTAATAGGGAAAATCAATCACCATTATCATGACCAAACTTATATTGCTTCTGCAAAACACACATTAGTCACAATAATTtattgttgtcattaatcactgaaACCAACTAGGGTTCCTAGATGCTTTGATTTCTCAAGTGATTTAATGTTGGATAAGTTAACAATTTACTCTTCTGTAAAGTGCTAGCTTGGAATTTCAATTACATTCACATCTTTAAAAGGTTGTCATCAAttacaaaagggggagattgaaagcttgaGTTTGGTTTCGGTAATTGAATGGCAATCATGTGGAGTAATGTTTTTTATTGTGTACAATTAACCAGGGTTCACTTGATGATGAACAAGGCGTAGAAGGTGATAGAGATGGAGATGATGATTACAAACATGGAATAGTTCATCGTTTAAAGGCAAAGAAATATTATAGGGCTTTGCTTTTGCCCACCAAGATACGATAGAGCGCACAGTTGGGTTTAAGATAGATAGTCGAGGAAATATTTAGGTGCAATGGTTATCTAGTGACTGTGTTGGAGATATGTGAGGCTAGCAACTATAACCAGAGGGGGTGGATTAAAAGGGTCCATACTTGGTTGGAGGTTTCAACAGTGATTCTGTTGGACTGCGCTTGTTGTCTGAATCTTTCGATTTAGGTTTATGGCTAAAACAGAAGTCTGCTAGGGACAATATATAGAAACGGAGGCTAGTAAAATCAGATCGCTGAGACAAAATATAGAAACACACAATTACAATTTACGAGGTATGTCGATgaataggatatgtcaataaacgaATCGTTTCGGTTCGTCGCTGCAAATTTGACACAAGAACTACAAAGCAAAACCTTCACTTGCGAAACTAGATAATTGACCTCCCAAAGGAAGCGTAGATCAATCACTTCGCTCGTTACTGAGCAGACTGCCACGACCTATAGCAACCGGCCTTACATCAGAGACACCTGTTGTTCGCAGTTACATCAGGGGCACCTGTTTGGAGGGACTTGGAGCACCAAAACGAGGTGTTGAAAGGTATCGACAAGAGCAGCTGGCAGAAATGGGGATATCTATCCACCACCACGAGAACGTTCCAGAAACAACAACACGACACCAAACATAACTGTGACAGGGAAGGCGACAAACACCACAAGAACAGGCGCAAAGTAAATCCAGACATTCGGTTCGGCATCAACAGGCGTGGACGGTGGTTCATCACAACGATTtgaacattagataataaacAGCACACTCACGGCTCGGCTGTAACAATGCAGAGGCAACGTCGCAACGGTGGTCCAGTGTCCAGAAGGTACACAGCCGTCTTTATTTATGCAAGCGAATGGATATAGTAGCAGTAGCGGTGAACCAGGGCAACGCCCAGCAGAAGGCACTGGTGCTTAGTCATCGTAGTGGTGGCCATGGTGGTGGTGCTTAGAATGACGCCGCTTCTTCTCATCATCCGAGTCGTCATCCTACACAAGAAATGGTTATAATTGGAGAGAATGTTTTCTATTCTATTTTTATCACTGGAAAACAGACAAGTCCTTAAGAAAATAACATAGGAACTACTTTTGCCAACAAAGTGAACAAATAAAGTCTGTCACATATCAAGTTTGTGCTGTGGATTGAACTTCATTCAAAACACGATGTGAATATGCAGATCTTCGTGCTGCCCAGATATGTCTTATAAAATATACTCCCTCTCTTCAAAATTGTAAGACATTTTGGTTTTTTTTAGATACATCGTCGATTGTACCTACACATCGTGTAAATCTAGATGCATAGAAAAACTTATGCACCTAGAGAGCCACAAAGTCTTACAATTTCGAACAGAGTAAGTACTACACACACAACCATGCATTATACGTTATGTGAAGTCCACAGCTCAAGCACAAGGTTGCATTCCTACACAACAGAGTACTGAATCCAAATGAATAACCTACATTGATATTCATTTAACTACAGTGTTTTAGGATaagttgaatacagttatactgtAGATTTCTAGAAACTAGAAGCACTACCCACAAGCAAATCTGTATTATCAGATGTACACAAATATATGAAAGCTATGCACCCTAAATACCACAGATATGTATAGTTCATTAAGCACTAGCAAGAAGTTCAAATAGGATCAACTTAATAGAGCATGCTCCTAATATCTTTTTGACAACTTTTGACACAGTGACATACTTCATCTAGCGCCTAAAACCTAGATTTATATCCAGTGTTCTTAAGGCGGTTAGGCGAGCAAGTAACCATGATCACCGCCTTAGCGCCTAGGCCACGCCTTAAAAACACTGTTTATATCATCAGCATTTATCTAAAGCTATCTTTTGCAACCTAGAGATAGTGTGATTTAGTTTTTAGATTCACAAACTCTACTAGCTAAACAACGACTACCTTGAAAGGCCATCCTATTCAAGGATTAGAAGGATAAGCAGTTATTCAACCACTATAAAGTAAATGAATTCACATTCACATAGGTaaaccaaagagggagaaaggaTCTTACATCTTTCTTGCGGCCATAGTACCCCTCTCCCCCACCATAGCTCGGCCTCTCATACCCGCCACTCTGAtacttgggctgctcctctccatAACCGTATGAACCCTGTGTCTCCTCGTCATAGGGTTTTGGCTTCCGGTAACCACCAGAGCCAAAGGCACCTTCGTCCTCCTCAGATGCCTTCTTCTCATAACCATAGCCAGAACCACCATAGCTCTGCTCCTCGTTCTTCCTGCCATAGCCATACCCCGAGGAGCCATAGGTCTCCTCCTGTGCCTTCCTCCCATACCCACCACCACCACTGCCATACTCCTCCCCACCCTGCGGCCTGCTGCCGTACCCAGATCCATAGCTCTCCTCAACCTGAGGCTTCCTCCCGTAACCAGATCCATAGCTCTCCTCAACCTGCGGCGTCCTCCCGTACCCCGATCCATAGCTCTCCTCAATCTGCGGCTTCCTCCCGAACCCAGACCCATACTCCGATCCGTAGCTCTCCTCTACCTGTGGCTTCCTCCCGTAGCCAGAGCCGTATGTCTCAGCCTGCGGATTGGCAGATCCATACCCTGCTGACCCATAGCTCTCCTCCGGCCGGGTCTGACCGCCGTAGCCAGAGCCGTACCCGCCGGACCCGTAGCTCTCCTCCGCCTGCGGTTTCCTCCCATATCCAGAGCCGTAGCTCTCCTCCTCCTGCTTCTTCCTCCCATACCCGGATCCGAAGCCAGATCCATAGCCACCGCCCTCCTCCGCAGCGGGCTCGGGCCTGGATCCGTAGCCGCTGCCGTAAGACGGCTGTTGCTCCTGCTGGGGGCGGAACCCATAGTTGGGCTTTGGCTTGGCGTGGTGACCGTAGGGGGACGGCTCGGAGGCGGCGTAGTGCGGTGCGTCGTAGGAGGTCGAGGGCGCCGAGCACGGGTAGCAGGTTTCCTCGGACGGTGGCAGCGGGCGACCGAAGGTGACGGCGAGGTCGTACCCACCGCCGTACGGCGTGGGGTCGAACTCATCGAAGTCGTCCGCCTCCTCGACGGCGCCGCCACGGGGCCTCTCGTAATACGCGGTGGCCATGGCGGATCGCTGAGATCGGCTGGCTGGTTGATCAGATGGCAAGTGGCTAGCGAGGGATTGGACTTTAGAGCTTTGGTCTGGACTTCTGGAGTGTGGGGGCAGCGAGGGATTGGCCACTTATTGGTCTGTGGTAAAACGCGTTGGGGGAGCTCGGGGTGGATGAGAACCGGGGACGGCGAGACGTGGGGGCACGTGGTCCGGCCAGCGTGAGGAGTCGGTAACGTAGACAGGGACGCTGGATGCGCGGCGTCGGCGACGGTCGAGGCCGACACCACACGGGCAACAATGTACAGATGGCAATGGTACCGCGACCACATGTCCGATGGATATTTACTCTATTAAAGGTAGTTTAGAAACTCAAATTCTTTTTGGGATTGAAGAAAATTAAAGagcaaattagtttattttcactCCAATCCTCTCTAGTCCCGAAAAAGATTTGAGGTTTCCAAAGTAGTCcttagggtatgtatgtgggctaaatattttACCCGTTGTTCTGTAATTGGAAAAAAATCTTCACGCAACGGGTAAACAGGTATTTATAACGTTCCGCCTTCACCCATACCTGTTAACTCGTGAGTATAAAATACTCAATATAAGTCTAGCTCAAGCATGAACTAGtactttagtcatccatctttttttactatttaacaatcATTTAGACcataattgtcggggaccataattaggggtaccctcaaggctcctaattctcagctggtaacccccatcagcataaagctgcaaaggcctgatgggtgcgattaagtcagggatcggtccattcgagggacacgatcacgcctcgcccgagcctagcctcggacaagggcagccgaccccggaggatctcggcctcgcccgaggcccccctccagcggctaacgtattcccggctcgcccgaggccctgtcttcgccaagaagcaaccctgaccaaatcgccgcaccgaccgaccaaatcacaggagcatttaatgcaaaggtggcctgacacctttatcctgacgtgcgcccttcagccgacagagccgaagtgaccgtcgtcacttcgccgctccactgaccagcctgacagaaagacagcgccgcctgcgccgctccgactacggtgccacttgacagagtgaggctgacaggcagtcaggcccggccgcaggcgccataggaagctccgctccgcccgacccagggctcggactcgggctaagccccggaagacggcgaactccgctccgcccgacctagggctcggactcgggctaagccccggaagacggcgaactccgcttcacccgacccagggctcggacttgggctcagccccagaagacgacgaactccgctccgcccgacccagggctcggacttgggctcagccccagaagacgacgaactccgcttcgcccgaccccagggctcggactccgccctgcctcagccgacggtctccgcctcgcccgacccaggggctcggactcgacctcggccacggaagacaggctcgacctcggcttcggaggagcttccacatcgcccaacctagggcgcagatcagccacgtcaacaggaggcgccatcatcaccctaccccaagctgactcgggccacggggaacaagaccggcgtcccatctggctcgctccaccagataggcaatgatggcgccccgcatactctgtgacgacggtggctctcggcccccttacggaagcaagaggacgtcagcaaggactcgacagccccgacagctgtccctccgccaagctccagcgctcctccgacggccacgacatcacacaaaccggacgccaaaacctctccggccgccacgatggcgtgtacttagggcgctagctctcccccgctagacacgtagcactctgctacatcccccattgtacacctggatcctctccttacgcctataaaaggaaggaccagggccctcttagagatggttgggccgcgcggggacgaggacgagacaggcgctcgcttgaagccgctcgctccctctcccgcgtggacgcttgtaaccccctactgcaagcgcacccgacctgggcgcgggacgaacacgaaggccgcgggatttccacctctctcacgcctgtctccggccacctcacttccccccttcgcgctcggcctcgcgtcgacccatctgggctggggcacgcggcgacattcactcgtcggcttagggaccccccggtctcgaaacgccgacagttggcgtgccaggtaggggcctgctgcgtgttgacgaacagcttcccgtcaagctccagatgggcagtctccagcaacctctccaacccgggacggtgctccgtttcgggagtcttgagttcttgtccctcgacggcagctacgacatgatactcattccaccgccgggcgacagcgacaatggcggccgacagcccgcccgccgccggcggaatcaacgacgtcttccccgcgtggtcgaagaacaaccttcgagctcaccccgccctcttccccgccgacggagggggaggcggggcaaccaaggccaagcaggaggcagcgcctcgtcggctgtcgagcgagtcgatagcaccagcaccccaacggggggcgcaccgggcatcgacctcgcgcttgagacgaagacgagcgtcgtctccccgcaacgcgccgattccgggcaaacggacgacgccagcgcgctcacgaaaggcttgctagacgtcaccctcgtacctgagacgacggtgcagtcagtccccgacgtgacttcatcaccgcccgtcgaccaagaggtaccgaccgattcccaacccacgtctttcggattcagcctcgacccgcctagcggcttcgctttggcgggcgctctcatagaggcaagtccaaaccctctggggtttcgtatgcggtcaccttgggaccggctggcggacgtctcgacctacgggccctctgggtccgaggaagacgacgagcccagcttctgttgggatttctctggacttggcaaccccagtgccatgcgggacttcatggccgcatgcgactactgcctttccgactgttccgacggtagccgtagcctcggcgacgaggactgtggcccaagccgcgaatgtttccacatcgatctagggggtccctccgaaggcaaccatctcggcatgccggaggacggtgatctccctaggtcggtgcctcacgttgacatcccacgggagctagctgtggtccccgttcaggtgggggggcatgacccacagctcgagcaaatccgcggggtgcaggccaggatcgacgagggagcaggagcgcttgagccgatccgccgggacgtcgggcaggcatggccgggccaacctccggccggagaaaaacatcatctaccccagggcttccagcaccgcatcgccgacgatgtcagggtcaggccgccacccgcatccagtggggttggccagaacctggctgcagcagcaatgctcctccgcgcgatgccggagccatcaaccaccgaggggcggcgaatccagggagagctcaagaatctcctggaaggcgccgcggtccggcaggccgagagctccgcctcccgaaggcaggggtacccctcggaacatcatgccgcgacttcccgattcatgcgggaagcctcggtctacaccgggcgcacgcgcaacacagcgcctgcgggcccgggtcgcctcggcaacgagcaccatcaccgcgaccgtcgagcccacctcgacgagagggtgcaccgaggctaccaccctaggcgtggggggcgctacgacagcggggaggatcggagtccctcgcccgaaccacctggtccgcaggccttcagccgggccatacgacgggcgtcgttcccgacccggttccgacccccgactacaatcacgaagtactcgggggagacgagaccggaactgtggctcgtggactaccgtctggcctgccaactgggtggaacggacgatgacaacctcatcatccgcaacctccccctgttcctctccgacactgctcgcgcctggttggagcacctgcctccggggcagatctccaattgggacgacctggtccaagcttttgccggaaatttccagggcacgtacgtgcgccctgggaattcctgggaccttcggagctgtcgacagcagccgggagagtctctccgagactacatccggcgattctcaaagcagcgcaccgagctccccaacatcaccgactcggatgtcatcagcgcgttcctcgccggcaccacttgccgcgacctggtgagcaagctgggtcgcaagacccccaccagggcgagcgagctgatggacatcgccaccaagttcgcctccggccaggaggcgatcgaggctatcttccggaaggacaagcagccccagggccgcccttcggaagatgcccccgaggcgtcaactcagcgcggcgccaagaagaagggcaagaagaagtcgcaagcgaaacgcgacgccgccgacgcggaccttgtcgccgccgccgagtacaagaaccctcggaaaccccccggaggtgccaacctcttcgacaagatgctcaaggagtcatgcccctaccaccaggggcccgtcaagcacacccttgaggagtgtgtcatgcttcggcaccacttccacagggccgggccacccgcggagggtggcagggcccacgacgacgacaagaaggaagatcaccaggcaggagagttccccgaggtccgcgactgcttcatgatctacggtgggcaagcggcgaacgcctcggctcggcaccgcaagcaagagcgtcgggaggtctgttcagtgaaggtggcggcaccagtctacctagactggtccgacaagcccatcaccttcgaccaagccgaccaccccgaccacgtgccgagcccggggaaatacccactcgtcgtcgaccccgtcatcggcgacgtcaggctcaccaaggtcctcatggacggaggcagcagcctcaacatcatctacgccgagaccctcgggctcctgcgtgtcgatctgtcctcggtccgggcaggcgctgcgcctttccatgggatcatccccgggaagcgcgtccagcccctcggacaactcgaccttcccgtctgcttcggaacaccctccaacttccgaagggagaccctgacgttcgaggtggtcgggttccgaggaacctaccacgcggtactggggaggccatgctacgcgaagttcatggccgtccccaactacacctacctgaagctcaagatgccgggccccaacgggatcatcaccgtcggccccacgtacaaacacgcgttcgaatgcgacgtggagtgcgtggagtacgccgaggccctcgccgagtccgaggccctcattgccgacctggagagcctctctaaggaggtgccagacgtgaagcgtcatgccggcaacttcgagccagcggagacggttaagtctgtccccctcgatcccagcagtgacgcctccaagcaagtccggatcggctccgagctcgatcccaaataggaagcagtgctcgtcgactttctccgcgcgaacgccgtcgtcttcgcgtggagtccctcggacatgcccggcataccgagggatgtcgccgagcactcgctggacatccgagccggagcctgacccgtcaagcagcctctgcgccgattcgacgaggagaagcgcagagccataggcgaggacatccacaagctaatggcggcagggttcatcaaagaggtattccatcccgaatggcttgtcaaccctgtgcttgtgagaaagaaagggggaaatggcggatgtgtgtagactacactggtctcaacaaagcatgtccgaaggttccctaccctctgcctcgcatcgatcaaatcgtggattccactgctgggtgcgaaaccctgtctttcctcgatgcctactcagggtatcaccaaatcaggatgaaagagtccgaccagctcgcgacttctttcatcacacccttcggcatgtactgctatgtcaccatgtcgttcggcttgaggaatgcgggcgcgacgtaccagcggtgcatgaaccatgtgttcggcgaacacattggccgcacggtcgaggcctacatcgatgacatcgtagtcaagacgaggaaagcctccgacctcctttccgaccttgaagtgacattccgatgtctcaaggcgaaaggcgtcaagctcaatcccgaaaagtgtgtctttggggtgccccaaggcatgctcttggggttcattgtctccaagcggggcatcgaagccaacccggagaagatcgcagccatcacgcagcaccccgagcccttgttggagacacccgggggctacacgcacccctgggaagggccgcttgtcatcgccaaagttctgaagccctggacaaacgaactggccgacagtcaaggcgaggcctacaccaacacttcgaacgtctaacagctacgttgcttctacccttaagatgctttcaagttgtcccCTTACCTTGCCCCCACGCaagttttagtcgtcaaggaagggtcagccttgcctcggcatagcccgaccctccctcgggggctaaaaaggg from Zea mays cultivar B73 chromosome 6, Zm-B73-REFERENCE-NAM-5.0, whole genome shotgun sequence harbors:
- the LOC100191540 gene encoding uncharacterized protein LOC100191540, with protein sequence MATAYYERPRGGAVEEADDFDEFDPTPYGGGYDLAVTFGRPLPPSEETCYPCSAPSTSYDAPHYAASEPSPYGHHAKPKPNYGFRPQQEQQPSYGSGYGSRPEPAAEEGGGYGSGFGSGYGRKKQEEESYGSGYGRKPQAEESYGSGGYGSGYGGQTRPEESYGSAGYGSANPQAETYGSGYGRKPQVEESYGSEYGSGFGRKPQIEESYGSGYGRTPQVEESYGSGYGRKPQVEESYGSGYGSRPQGGEEYGSGGGGYGRKAQEETYGSSGYGYGRKNEEQSYGGSGYGYEKKASEEDEGAFGSGGYRKPKPYDEETQGSYGYGEEQPKYQSGGYERPSYGGGEGYYGRKKDDDDSDDEKKRRHSKHHHHGHHYDD